Proteins from one Juglans microcarpa x Juglans regia isolate MS1-56 chromosome 6S, Jm3101_v1.0, whole genome shotgun sequence genomic window:
- the LOC121237338 gene encoding nucleobase-ascorbate transporter 6-like — MAGGGGGGGGAKADELQPHPAKDQLPNISFCITSPPSWPEAILLGFQHYLVMLGTTVLIPTALVPQMGGGNEEKAKVIQTLLFVAGLNTLMQSLFGTRLPAVIGGSYTFVPTTISIILSGRFSNIPDPIEKFKRIMRATQGALIVASTLQIVLGFSGLWRNVARFLSPLSAVPLVGLVGFGLYELGFPGVAKCVEIGLPELVVLVFISQYMPHVLHSRKHFFDRFAVIFSVVIVWIYAHLLTVGGAYNDAAPKTQVSCRTDRAGLIDGAPWIRVPYPFQWGTPSFDAGEAFAMMMASFVALVESTGAFIAVSRYASATPPPPSILSRGIGWQGVAILFSGLFGTVNGSSVSVENAGLLALTRVGSRRVVQISAGFMIFFSILGKFGAVFASIPASIIAALYCLFFAYVGSGGLSFLQFCNLNSFRTKFILGFSIFMGLSVPQYFNEYTAVNGYGPVHTSGRWFNDIVNVPFSSEAFVAGCLAFFLDNTLHKDSVIRKDRGKHWWDKFRSFKGDTRSEEFYSLPFNLNKYFPSV; from the exons atggcaggaggaggtggtggtggaggaggtgCAAAAGCAGATGAGCTACAGCCACATCCAGCAAAGGACCAGCTACCCAACATTTCTTTCTGCATTACCAGCCCACCTTCATGGC CTGAAGCCATCCTTCTTGGGTTTCAACATTATCTTGTGATGCTTGGCACGACCGTTCTCATACCCACTGCTCTGGTTCCTCAAATGGGAGGTGGAAAT GAGGAGAAGGCAAAGGTGATTCAAACCCTACTCTTTGTTGCTGGTTTGAATACGTTGATGCAGTCATTGTTTGGGACTCGACTGCCTGCGGTCATTGGAGGGTCATATACCTTTGTCCCGACCACAATTTCAATTATCCTTTCTGGGAGATTCTCCAATATCCCAGACCCTATAGAG AAATTTAAGAGGATAATGCGGGCAACCCAGGGTGCTCTCATTGTTGCTTCTACTCTTCAGATTGTCCTGGGCTTCAGTGGCCTGTGGCGCAATGTTGCAAG GTTCTTAAGTCCACTTTCAGCTGTTCCTTTGGTAGGATTAGTCGGATTTGGGCTGTATGAGTTAGGCTTTCCTGGG GTTGCGAAATGTGTAGAGATTGGGCTGCCAGAGCTTGTTGTTTTAGTTTTCATTTCACAG TATATGCCCCATGTGCTACATtcaagaaaacatttctttgaTCGTTTTGCAGTCATTTTTTCAGTGGTGATTGTTTGGATTTATGCTCACCTACTCACTGTAGGTGGGGCGTATAACGATGCAGCACCAAAAACACAAGTAAGCTGTCGTACCGATCGTGCTGGGCTTATAGATGGTGCTCCATG GATACGAGTTCCATATCCTTTTCAATGGGGAACTCCTTCATTTGATGCTGGTGAAGCCTTTGCCATGATGATGGCTTCTTTTGTTGCTCTTGTAGAG TCCACTGGTGCTTTCATTGCGGTATCAAGGTATGCAAGTGCAACTCCGCCGCCACCTTCCATTCTTAGCCGTGGAATCGGTTGGCAG GGCGTTGCCATCCTGTTTTCTGGGTTGTTTGGAACTGTGAATGGATCCTCAGTATCTGT TGAGAATGCTGGTCTTTTGGCCTTGACTCGTGTTGGCAGTCGAAGGGTGGTACAAATATCTGCTGgatttatgattttcttttccattctTG GGAAATTTGGAGCAGTCTTTGCTTCTATCCCAGCATCCATAATTGCTGCCTTGTACTGCCTTTTCTTTGCTTATGTGG GTTCGGGGGGCCTTAGTTTTCTTCAGTTCTGCAACCTAAACAGTTTCAGAACTAAGTTCATCTTGGGCTTCTCCATCTTCATGGGCTTGTCGGTGCCGCAGTACTTCAACGAGTACACAGCAGTCAATGGTTATGGTCCGGTCCACACAAGCGGAAGATGG TTTAACGATATTGTGAATGTCCCTTTCTCATCCGAAGCTTTCGTTGCTGGTTGCTTGGCGTTTTTCCTGGACAACACGCTGCATAAGGACAGTGTAATCAGGAAAGACAGAGGTAAACATTGGTGGGACAAGTTCCGATCATTCAAGGGTGATACAAGGAGCGAGGAATTCTATTCCCTTCCCTTCAATCTGAACAAGTATTTCCCATCTGTTTGA